The window TTTCCATTTGAGGCAAAGCCAGGATCCTGCAGAAAAATGTAGCTAGATTGGGCCAAGTTTTCTGTGCATTACATTCTATAAGGATAAAATTCTAACTAAAACTTACCTCTATAATGACATAGTTTCTCACATCCGGTGAAGGGGGTAAAGTTTCCACATCATCTTCATGGTAAACCAAAGATTACTACTCATTAAACTCGCTCGTCAAATTCCCTGGCACATATGTCCAGAACCGTAAGAACACCCGCATGAATTCATTACTTAAcacgaaagaaaaaaaacttacttgAAAAAGTAACCTCTGACATTGCATGCAACATTTCTTGCTACGCAAAGAATTGGAACGGGAAGGGCTGTCTGATAAATGGACACAAGAAATTGGTTAGATACCCACATGAAAAATGAAAGGATAAGAGTATTTAATTCTCAGCTTAATAATCAGAATTCAAGAGCAACAACATGCCTCTGCCTGTGGAGCATAATATGGAAGATATGCAGGAACAACATGAACCCGTGGTTGATCCTTGTCCTCCCAAACCTTAACACGATCATCAATAACCATTGCCATTTTAGGGTGGCATATGCCACCTTTGAAGACATTTAACAACGATTTCTTGGCATCTGCTATGCAAAGAGTAAGAAAAAGGtgaatatatttttggttaagATGATAAGGTTAGAACTGAGAGGTAAGCAAATCGAACCAGGCACGAGAGAAGAGGCAAAGTATAAACTAACAATTCAGCACAAAAACAGTAATGAAAGAGATGTACAAAATTAAGAAAGCTACCACCAATGGCAGCATGGCCCACCTGCGTACTAAAACCAAAGTCACGGGTATGAAAGAAGCCAGAGATGAGTTTTGACCTGGTTTAACGCATACAATACGATCTCGAAGCTCCTTGAGGCTTATCAGGTGCGCTTCCGGATCGAGTAATCTCCACATTTCCAAAGCATAGTCCCTTTCAGCCATGGTACAAACATAAACTTCAAAGCGTTTCCTAGTGTTTGCTGTCAAATAGCTCCTTAACTCCTCCCACGCTGGTCTAAGTTTTACAAGCACACTAGTGTCACGGATCTGCATCAGAAATAACCCCCAGACAGGAGACAAAAACTTGATTAAGTTCCAGCAAAATCAAAACTAGATTACTCATGTATGGTTAAACGACCTTCTTCCTATCAACTGCCAGACAAAGGTAAGGCCAACACAGAAAGATGTTGTTCTAACCTCAGGATTGATCCGAGTAAGAACGGTATTCTTTTCAGGCAATCTAATGACAGGTCTATAAACTTTCTCGAGGCCGTCAGAAGTAGGGCGGACCTCCTCACGCTGAGCCTTGAGCAAAACACCGTTATCAAAAGCATAGTCATTATCAATATACTGCTTGAGGAGCATCCTATCATCCATAAACCTTTTAAGCTCAGCGGACATTCCATGAATCCTGACAGGATCAACCTCCCGGGAGATCCAAACCTTGAGAGCTTCGATGCGATCCTCAAAGGACTTCATGGTATGGGCAACAATGAGAGTCTCGTCAAGATCAAAGACAATAGAGAGACAGCGAGTGTTGAGCATCCTTAAACAGGAATCGTAGAGACCTAAAGGGAGTGAGAAACACCAGAAACAAGGGAACTTCTTCTCCTTGCTCGGCATCGCCACTAAATGAATCTCCGTTTCTCCCAGCAATACCACCGCAGTCTATAATCACCACCAAATCAAAGTTCATGTTAAAATTGAAACTATCTataataatcaatttaaaatgcTAACCTTCAATTCATGGAAACAGACGGCGTGAAGACGCATCAACTCGGGAGGTTTGACCGGAGCGGAGGACTCGAGCTTGCATCGAACGGAGAAAGAAGCGATAGTCTGGAGAATGGCGAGCGGAGGACACCTCTCGCCGGCAGGAGAAACGTGGTGGATTCGAATCTCGTCGTTAGGGAAGCGAAATTCGTTGTTGCCGGAGGCGGAAGAGACCTGCTTCACATCAAGCTCCCCCAGACGCAACTCTCCGTGGTAGACCACCGATTTCTGACCTAAACGATTCATCGAAAATTCGTCAATACGAAGAACGAATTCGCCAGATTCTGGAGAATGCGTGAGCAAAATCTGCAGATCCaagaaaatatttcaatattttctctcttcttgGCTACTTTCTCTGTGATTTTTATTTTCGGTGGTTTTTTCTGAAATTTATTCAACGGGAGCATAGCTTCAGATATTTATAGGCAAGAAGAAGGTGTGTAACCGAAATTACGAAATAACCTGGAACCTATTTACACGTGGCGTAAGATACATCATCGAGTTTCCACCAGCAACGTATATCAGCCGTCCGATATACCCGTGCTTTTTATTACCAACTTTTACATACCGGTTTTACCCTTAAGTATATATTAATGCGAGTGTTGTTGATTGCTGCTCTCTTCCTTCTTTCatcgacgacgacgacgactcTCTTTATCTCCGGTAGGGTTTTGATTTCAGTTTTCCATATTCCCGCCGTCTTCGATTCTCATCTGATTGATATTATTTGGATTGATTCTCCGCTTGATTCTGTTTGCCTTCCTCATTTTCAATTGAAATCATTAGAAACGGAAAGGATCGTCGCATCTCCTTAACCTTTGATGACTTTGTGTATATATCCTGATTCAATTTACGCTTTGTAGAGAATCCAATTTGGCGATTTTGGATTGCTTTCTGCCAATTTGATTGTCTGCTGCTGCTGCGATGGACCTAAATGCTTCACCGGAGCCCGAGGAAGAGGAGGATCCTTTTCTTAAGAGACGCCTTGAACCCCGAGCAGAGTCTGCTGTTGAGATCGCTAGACGGGTACCATTTGATTCTCTCcacttctttcttttctttatgaTGCTACTGCTGCTGCTTTTGGatgatatttatatagttttggTATTTGGTTTAAATTTAGGAGCGTGAAGAAAGAACCAAAAGGATGAGACTTGACAGGCCTTCCCGAAACTCTCACCATGATCACCACCAGTTTCACCACAACAACAATAGTGATACTAGAGTCTATGATAAAAGCAAGATCCCTCAAGGTATTGGTCAACTTTCTCCATACATCGTGTTCCCTTTTACGTTCTTCTATATTCTGTAGTATGATCTTCTTTTTGCTGACAAATAGGTTGGCTGGATTGTCCTGGTTTTGGTCTGGAGATAGGATGCATCATTCCTTCTAAGGTTCCCCTTAGCGAATCTTACAACGAACATGTTCCTCCTGGCAAAAGATACTCTTTTAAACAAGTCGTCCGCAACCAGAGAATCAGTGGACGAAAAGTAATCTCTTCACTTCTTTCTATGCTATGTGCAACTCTCCTCTGACCTCTGTGACCTAAACatactcttctttcttttttctatgTCAGCTTGGTCTAGTGATTGATCTAACTAATACAACTCGTTACTATTCCACACTTGACTTAAAGAAGGATGGCATCAAGCATGTTAAGGTGAATGcaattcatgtttttaatcaTGTTTGTATCGTCTGCACCACCTCCTTTACCGGATTgcttttatctttcttttataGATTGCTTGCAGGGGTCGTGATGCGGTTCCGGATAACGTCTCTGTAAACTCCTTCGTCAACGAGGTACTTGTTTCGTCTATTCAATCAACCTTTATCTACTGTGTTAGTAGCTTATTCAAGGACATTGTACTATCCTCAGGCTATTCAGTTCATCGTTAATCAAAAACACCCAAAGAAGTATATCCTCGTCCACTGTACTCATGGGCATAATCGGACAGGGTTCATGATAGTTCATTATCTTATGCGCTCTATGCCCACCATGAACGTTACACAGGTTCAGTTTCTTCACCTCACGCGTTGTATTGATTCATTTATTCTAGAATGGAGAATCTTACCTCTCTGTGTGGCATTCGTGGCAGGCGTTGAAAATGTTTTCTGATGCCCGCCCACCTGGGATTTATAAACCGGATTATATTGATGCTTTATACACTTTTTATCACGAAATAAAGCCTGAGACTGCTACTTGCCCACCAACTCCTGAATGGAAGAGGTCTACCGAGCTTGATCTTAATGGTGATGCAGTTCATCAAGATGAcggtgatggtgatgatgatgatgatgctcaGCCTGGCCCTGTCCAAGTACGTGTGGTGCTTATTATTTATTAAGCTCTTAAGTTTAACACCTATTCACAGAAATTTCGATTAGAATCAATATCCCGCATGCAGTTATAAGCTTCAGATGTGCTGAACTGCTGATCTCATTTGTTTGTTGCTGAGTTTGCCTTTTGTGGTTTCAGGAAATCAGTCAGGAGATTGTGACGATGTCAAATGATGACATATTGGGTGATGAAATACCCTATTATCAAGAAGAAGCTTACCGAAAATTCTGTTATAAGATGCTTATGATGAGTATTGGGGTAGAATTCAAATGTTTTATCTGTTATTTTTAGGCTATATGTTCGTATGGAATATTTCATTTCgcctaatt of the Brassica rapa cultivar Chiifu-401-42 chromosome A03, CAAS_Brap_v3.01, whole genome shotgun sequence genome contains:
- the LOC103855428 gene encoding mRNA-capping enzyme — its product is MDLNASPEPEEEEDPFLKRRLEPRAESAVEIARREREERTKRMRLDRPSRNSHHDHHQFHHNNNSDTRVYDKSKIPQGWLDCPGFGLEIGCIIPSKVPLSESYNEHVPPGKRYSFKQVVRNQRISGRKLGLVIDLTNTTRYYSTLDLKKDGIKHVKIACRGRDAVPDNVSVNSFVNEAIQFIVNQKHPKKYILVHCTHGHNRTGFMIVHYLMRSMPTMNVTQALKMFSDARPPGIYKPDYIDALYTFYHEIKPETATCPPTPEWKRSTELDLNGDAVHQDDGDGDDDDDAQPGPVQEISQEIVTMSNDDILGDEIPYYQEEAYRKFCYKMLMMSIGGRGCAQFPGSHPVSLDRESLQLLRQRYYYATWKADGTRYMMLLTIDGCYLIDRSFKFRRVQMRFPCRHSSGGIPDQVHHFTLLDGEMVIDNPMNEKGQARRRYLVYDLVAINGESVVERTFCERWNMVVHEVIKGRDVDKQRNHCYRYDLEPFGVRMKGFYLLSTVEKLLKGTIPSLSHEADGLIFQGWDDPYVPRTHKGLLKWKYAEMNSVDFLFEMGEEDEGRRMLFLFERGKKKLMDGYTVEFRDGSDPSSYNGKIVECSWDKEKKVWVSMRIRVDKTTPNDINTARKVIKSINDNITEEVLLQEIREIIRLPMYADRIRMDLRAAGR